Genomic segment of Paenibacillus sp. FSL R5-0623:
CTTGCCTTGATGACCAGTTCTTCACTGGCTGTAACGCCAGCATCCGACCCGTTGCTGTCAGAGTCTGCGGACTGATTCGCTCCTCCACATGCAGTGAGGACCAGAATTAACATACAGGCAGCGAGCCATGTTATGCCTTTCTTCATTATGTGCCTCCTTAAAGCGTGATATGGATAAAATTTGAATGATTGCTCCAGTCATCATACCGCAATATGTGGATGCCTGTACACGCTGCGTATGTCGTTTTTTTGAAAATTGTACGTGTACGGCAGAGCAGGCGTACTGCCCGAATGAAATAAACCCCTTCCGGCCAGGGCCTTCAGAGGTTTAGGAGAATTCATGGGGACGTTAAGGTGAAGTGGAGATTAACTTTTGGAGCTTCGTCCGGCATCAAAAGGGGTGGATACCGGGATGAAGAGATCGATAATCCCGATAACCAGCGCAGCGAGAATGGCACCGAGCAGGCTGACTTCAACATGATCTACAACATATTGACCAAGCCAAATCACCAGTGCGCTAACGATAAATCCGACAATACCGCGACCAAACGGGTTGACCCTTTTGCCGAAGATACCTTCAACGATCCAGCCGAGCAGGGCAATGACGAGAGCAAGCAACAGGGCGCTCCAGAAGCCACCAACGGCGAATCCGGGAACGATCCAGCTGACCACCATTAATACAATTGCAGCGATGATAAATCGCACGACATGTCCCAGGAAATTCATGGTGTTTACCTCCTTTTATTCGGATTGAACTGAGCAGGGCAACTCCAGGGGGATGGAGAGGTTGCACAATCCTGACACCTGTAGTTTGTGGTGCTATGGTTGAAGTTATGTGTGGAAGGATTCGTTAAATAGCGTAAGAAAGTTTCTTTCGTTATAATACAGATATAGTTTGGAAGGAGTTGTACACTTGGACACGAAAATTTTACACACACTGGAATATCGCAAAATTTTAAATACATTGCTTAGCTTTGCTCAGACGACCATGGGAAAAAAGAAAGCGGAGCAACTTGAACCAAGCAGTGAACTTGAAGAAGTGAAGCGGTTGTTGCAGCAAACCGATG
This window contains:
- a CDS encoding phage holin family protein, whose product is MNFLGHVVRFIIAAIVLMVVSWIVPGFAVGGFWSALLLALVIALLGWIVEGIFGKRVNPFGRGIVGFIVSALVIWLGQYVVDHVEVSLLGAILAALVIGIIDLFIPVSTPFDAGRSSKS